One window of Manihot esculenta cultivar AM560-2 chromosome 17, M.esculenta_v8, whole genome shotgun sequence genomic DNA carries:
- the LOC110605489 gene encoding uncharacterized protein LOC110605489, whose protein sequence is MGIEIMSAISSETVSHFSSNPLFSCIITLYTLIVIYFPCALKIYLSPVLILTAVLLLFLLRLGAIQRLQNRNPDRNENEQNTESKENNRDGVLDEPEKSGFFDKVDKWVAFQGETGIGPNPEPDFEGSFVEWDVKAPLEVIYEAYEGEEDELEDDNERHQNSEPTWSATLERYPSLSMYYPETDSETSSDGGFSASGEWDSPESVCFRWEDEDRAGLLIEIALDSNSKKHWGPGFQVEEDNLIEIAL, encoded by the coding sequence ATGGGAATTGAGATCATGAGTGCAATTTCCTCCGAAACGGTTTCCCATTTCTCCTCTAATCCTCTTTTTTCTTGCATTATCACTCTTTACACTCTGATTGTCATCTACTTCCCTTGCGCTCTCAAAATCTACCTCTCCCCAGTTTTGATTCTCACTGCCGTTCTCTTGCTCTTTCTCCTTCGCCTCGGCGCCATCCAGAGACTCCAGAATCGAAACCCAGATAGAAACGAGAACGAACAAAACACTGAAAGCAAAGAAAACAACAGGGATGGAGTTTTAGATGAACCAGAAAAGTCAGGTTTTTTTGACAAAGTAGACAAATGGGTCGCATTCCAAGGTGAAACAGGTATTGGCCCGAATCCAGAACCAGATTTTGAAGGGTCATTTGTTGAATGGGACGTGAAGGCACCATTGGAGGTTATATACGAAGCGTACGAAGGTGAAGAAGATGAATTAGAGGATGACAATGAGAGACACCAGAATTCTGAACCTACCTGGAGTGCAACTTTAGAGAGGTACCCATCTTTGTCAATGTACTATCCAGAAACGGACTCTGAAACCTCCTCTGATGGCGGCTTTTCGGCGAGCGGAGAATGGGATTCGCCGGAGAGCGTTTGCTTTAGATGGGAAGATGAAGATAGAGCAGGCTTGTTGATAGAGATAGCTCTAGATAGCAATAGCAAGAAGCACTGGGGTCCGGGTTTTCAGGTTGAAGAAGATAATTTAATAGAGATTGCTCTATGA